In Candidatus Binataceae bacterium, one DNA window encodes the following:
- a CDS encoding ABC transporter ATP-binding protein has translation MASRPVIEVAGLRVERDALILDGLDWTVRRGEHWVILGANGSGKTSLLSTLTGYMPLTAGSIAVLGETYGRSDWRELRKRVGIVSTSVHQLMVGHENTLETIISGRHAMIGMWGEIATAERAQAEKILRQIEAVAIRERPWRVLSQGERQRVLIGRALMARPQLLILDEPCAGLDPAAREHFVQFIERLAQRRGAPTLILVTHHVEEIMPAFSHVLVLKGGRVLASGVKSAVLTSKTLSRAFAASVRLRRNRGRYALAVSPSAAVVI, from the coding sequence GTGGCGAGCCGTCCGGTAATCGAAGTCGCGGGACTGCGCGTTGAGCGCGACGCGCTGATCCTCGACGGGCTCGACTGGACCGTCCGCCGCGGCGAGCATTGGGTTATCCTGGGCGCCAACGGCTCGGGCAAAACCTCGTTGCTCAGCACTCTTACCGGCTATATGCCGCTTACCGCCGGCTCGATCGCGGTGCTCGGCGAGACCTACGGCCGCAGCGATTGGCGCGAACTGCGCAAGCGCGTCGGCATCGTCAGTACGAGCGTCCACCAGCTCATGGTCGGGCATGAGAATACGCTCGAGACGATCATCAGCGGCCGCCACGCGATGATCGGAATGTGGGGCGAGATCGCCACCGCCGAGCGCGCGCAAGCGGAAAAGATCCTGCGCCAGATCGAGGCTGTCGCGATCCGCGAGCGGCCCTGGCGCGTGCTCTCGCAAGGCGAGCGGCAGCGCGTCCTGATTGGTCGCGCCCTGATGGCGCGGCCGCAACTGCTGATTCTGGACGAGCCGTGCGCCGGCCTCGATCCGGCAGCGCGCGAGCATTTTGTGCAATTCATCGAACGGCTGGCGCAGCGCCGCGGCGCGCCAACCCTGATTCTGGTGACCCATCACGTCGAGGAGATCATGCCTGCCTTCTCGCACGTGCTGGTGCTTAAGGGCGGGCGCGTGCTGGCGAGTGGCGTCAAAAGCGCGGTGCTGACTTCAAAGACCTTGTCGCGCGCCTTTGCAGCCTCCGTCAGATTACGTCGCAATCGCGGCCGCTACGCGCTCGCGGTCAGCCCAAGCGCTGCCGTGGTGATCTGA
- a CDS encoding glycine--tRNA ligase — protein sequence MSEAAAALPATKRPVTMEKLVNLCKRRGIVFPTSEIYGGLGSTFDYGPLGVELKRNVREAWWREMVQRRTDVIGLDSAILQHPRTWEASGHLQNFTDPLVDCKSCKQRFRADQIAGPRCPECGGELTEARQFNLMFKTFMGPVEDTASTIYLRPETAQGIFANFASVIDTQRVKLPFGIAQTGKSFRNEITPGNFIFRTREFEQMEMEFFVKPEPDEEQRWFDYWVAARFDWYVRYGVKPDHLRLRPHAQDELSHYSRGTTDVEFLYPFGWGELEGIARRGSFDLDQHAKFSGKDLTYFDEEAKSRYRPWVIEPAAGLDRALLAFLLDAYDEDVVEHEERIVLRLDPRLAPVKVAVYPLLRKGGQPEKAQVVRESLQRFFTVGYDQAGSIGRRYRRMDEVGTPYGVTIDHQTMADDTVTVRDRDTTAQERVAIADLAGLLRERIGG from the coding sequence TTGTCCGAAGCTGCCGCAGCGCTACCGGCGACCAAGCGCCCGGTCACGATGGAAAAACTCGTGAACCTGTGCAAACGGCGCGGAATCGTCTTTCCCACCAGTGAGATCTATGGCGGCCTGGGCTCGACCTTCGATTATGGTCCGCTCGGCGTCGAGCTTAAACGCAATGTCCGTGAGGCCTGGTGGCGCGAGATGGTGCAGCGGCGCACTGATGTGATCGGTCTCGATAGCGCCATCTTGCAGCATCCGCGCACTTGGGAAGCTTCCGGTCATCTGCAGAACTTCACCGACCCGCTGGTCGACTGCAAGAGTTGCAAACAGCGCTTTCGCGCCGATCAGATCGCCGGACCGCGCTGTCCGGAGTGTGGCGGCGAGCTCACCGAGGCCCGTCAGTTCAACCTGATGTTCAAAACCTTCATGGGTCCGGTCGAAGACACTGCGAGCACGATCTATCTGCGCCCCGAGACCGCGCAGGGCATCTTCGCCAACTTCGCGAGCGTGATCGATACCCAACGGGTCAAATTGCCGTTCGGGATCGCGCAGACCGGAAAATCCTTTCGCAATGAAATCACCCCGGGTAATTTCATTTTCCGCACGCGCGAGTTCGAACAGATGGAGATGGAGTTTTTCGTCAAGCCGGAGCCGGACGAAGAGCAACGCTGGTTCGACTACTGGGTCGCCGCGCGCTTCGATTGGTACGTCAGGTACGGCGTCAAGCCCGATCACCTGCGACTGCGGCCCCACGCGCAGGATGAGTTGTCGCACTATTCGCGCGGCACCACCGACGTCGAGTTCCTCTATCCCTTCGGCTGGGGCGAACTCGAGGGCATCGCGCGGCGCGGCAGCTTCGATCTCGATCAACACGCGAAATTTAGCGGCAAGGACCTCACCTACTTCGACGAGGAGGCCAAAAGCCGCTACCGTCCGTGGGTGATTGAGCCGGCCGCCGGGCTCGATCGCGCGCTGCTCGCTTTCCTGCTCGACGCTTACGACGAAGACGTCGTCGAGCACGAGGAGCGCATCGTGCTGCGGCTTGATCCGCGGCTCGCGCCCGTGAAGGTCGCAGTCTATCCGTTGCTGCGCAAGGGCGGCCAGCCCGAGAAGGCGCAGGTGGTGCGCGAATCACTGCAACGATTTTTCACCGTCGGCTATGATCAGGCAGGTTCCATCGGGCGGCGCTACCGGCGGATGGACGAGGTCGGCACGCCGTATGGCGTGACGATCGATCATCAGACGATGGCCGACGACACCGTCACAGTGCGCGATCGCGACACCACCGCGCAGGAGCGCGTTGCGATCGCTGATTTGGCCGGGCTATTGCGCGAGCGCATCGGGGGCTGA
- a CDS encoding P-II family nitrogen regulator: MKKVEAIIKPFKLDEVKEALSSVGIQGLTVSEVKGFGRQKGHTELYRGAEYVVDFLPKVKLEIIVSDDMAAQVVETIERAARTGRIGDGKIFVMPMEEVVRIRTGERGSNAL, from the coding sequence ATGAAGAAGGTTGAGGCGATTATAAAGCCATTCAAGCTCGACGAGGTTAAAGAGGCGCTATCTAGCGTGGGAATACAAGGTCTGACGGTCAGCGAGGTCAAGGGCTTCGGGCGTCAGAAGGGGCATACAGAACTCTACCGCGGCGCGGAATACGTCGTGGACTTCCTGCCCAAAGTGAAGCTCGAGATCATAGTTTCCGACGATATGGCCGCGCAGGTAGTCGAGACGATCGAGCGGGCAGCGCGCACTGGCCGCATCGGCGACGGCAAGATTTTCGTGATGCCGATGGAAGAGGTCGTCCGCATCCGCACCGGCGAGCGCGGTTCCAACGCACTCTGA
- the rpe gene encoding ribulose-phosphate 3-epimerase, with protein MTRVCKIAPSILSADFAALGEDIRRVEAAGADLIHFDVMDGHFVPNLSIGIPVLQAVRRITRLPLDAHLMIEEPERYLEPFVKAGADSLSVHAEVCADLPAIAERMHSLGIRAAVAINPETAPDRIIAAAAHLDMILVMSVHPGFGGQGFIAESLDKLRHIRAELDRRGLEVDLEVDGGIKAENIATVAAAGANVFVSGSGIFGQPDYAEVIARMRRATASAG; from the coding sequence GTGACACGGGTCTGCAAAATCGCTCCCTCGATCCTCTCGGCCGACTTCGCAGCGTTGGGCGAGGACATCCGGCGGGTCGAGGCCGCCGGCGCCGATCTAATCCATTTCGACGTGATGGACGGCCACTTCGTGCCCAATCTTTCGATCGGTATCCCGGTCTTGCAGGCGGTCCGCCGTATTACCAGGTTGCCGCTGGACGCCCACCTGATGATCGAGGAGCCCGAGCGCTATCTGGAGCCCTTCGTCAAAGCCGGCGCGGATTCGCTCTCGGTGCACGCCGAGGTCTGCGCTGATTTGCCCGCGATCGCCGAGCGTATGCATTCCCTCGGTATCCGCGCTGCGGTTGCGATCAACCCCGAGACCGCACCCGACCGCATTATCGCCGCGGCCGCGCATCTCGATATGATCCTCGTGATGAGCGTGCATCCGGGGTTCGGCGGCCAAGGCTTCATCGCGGAGAGTCTCGATAAGCTGCGTCACATTCGGGCCGAGCTTGACCGCCGCGGGCTGGAGGTTGATCTGGAAGTTGACGGCGGCATCAAGGCGGAGAACATCGCGACAGTGGCGGCGGCCGGCGCCAACGTTTTCGTCTCCGGCTCCGGCATCTTCGGCCAGCCCGATTACGCCGAGGTGATCGCGCGGATGCGTCGCGCGACGGCCTCCGCCGGTTAG
- the fmt gene encoding methionyl-tRNA formyltransferase yields the protein MKNPASPPAPSSDAPGSADSARFGRTGAPPLRIIFMGTPALAARILERLVAERGSEFAVVGVVTRPDQPRKRGLKLEPSEVAAVAARHALATLKPAKIRTAEFLAQIEAFAPDLLVVAAYGRILPNAILAAPRLLPLNVHASILPRHRGAAPIEGAILAGDRESGVTIMRITEQMDAGPILLQRSLELAADETQGSLKAKLAELGADALIEALGRIRRGELIETPQDETLATYTHPVTKNDAQIDWRADAHRIERMVRAYDPWPTARTMFDNEELLLWKTALAPEGIYAEATANPGTLMELKPIPIVRCGADALRLLEVQAPGRRRMSAAEFFRGRRAKIGMSLGMSSEN from the coding sequence ATGAAAAATCCAGCAAGCCCTCCCGCGCCCTCATCTGACGCGCCCGGATCGGCGGACTCTGCGAGGTTCGGCCGAACCGGCGCGCCACCTCTACGCATAATCTTCATGGGAACGCCCGCGCTGGCGGCTCGGATCCTCGAACGCCTGGTCGCAGAGCGAGGTTCGGAGTTCGCGGTCGTCGGCGTCGTGACCAGACCGGATCAGCCGCGCAAGCGCGGCCTCAAGCTCGAACCGTCCGAAGTCGCCGCGGTCGCGGCCCGTCACGCGCTGGCGACACTCAAGCCGGCGAAAATTCGCACCGCGGAATTTCTGGCTCAGATCGAGGCCTTCGCGCCGGACTTGCTGGTCGTCGCGGCCTACGGCCGCATTTTGCCCAATGCCATTCTCGCCGCGCCCCGCCTGCTTCCGCTCAACGTCCACGCTTCGATCCTGCCGCGTCATCGCGGCGCCGCGCCGATCGAAGGCGCGATCCTGGCCGGCGACCGCGAAAGCGGCGTGACCATCATGCGCATCACCGAGCAGATGGACGCCGGCCCAATCTTGCTCCAACGCTCGCTCGAACTGGCGGCGGACGAGACGCAGGGCAGCCTCAAGGCGAAGCTCGCAGAATTGGGCGCCGATGCTTTGATCGAGGCTCTCGGGCGGATTCGTCGCGGCGAATTGATCGAAACCCCGCAGGACGAAACGCTCGCTACTTATACCCATCCAGTGACCAAGAATGACGCGCAGATCGATTGGCGCGCGGACGCGCATCGCATCGAGCGGATGGTGCGGGCTTACGATCCATGGCCAACCGCCCGCACGATGTTCGATAACGAAGAGCTGCTCTTATGGAAGACCGCGCTCGCTCCTGAGGGCATTTACGCGGAGGCAACCGCGAATCCTGGCACCCTGATGGAGCTTAAGCCTATTCCCATCGTGCGATGCGGCGCCGATGCACTGAGGCTGCTCGAAGTACAAGCGCCCGGACGGCGACGGATGAGTGCAGCGGAATTTTTTCGCGGTCGCCGCGCCAAAATCGGAATGAGTCTGGGAATGAGCTCAGAAAATTGA
- the rsmB gene encoding 16S rRNA (cytosine(967)-C(5))-methyltransferase RsmB → MSKPLDGRQRAKPPSGPVREEPAGLQARRIALEILLRVEVDHAFADVLLGHRLAELNRPADRGLATQLVLGTLAWQRRLDYELARLSSRKLTELDPRVRAILRMGLHQLRQLTRIPAHAAVDTAVRLAGETRRRNGARGFVNAILRAAARSPAPMPDRARDEMGYLAVTHSHPRWLVKKFVDWFGVAEAETIMAANNLTAPNVLRLNLRRGAADELAARLGRDAIVISRGGLFPETLIVDRTASVDCDSFRAGLFAQQAEASQLVARLLAPPPGAIVIDCAAAPGGKSTHLAELVGPDGRVVALDLNLAGLKQTRGIAARLQHDHVHVARCDSSQSLPIRQRSVSYVLLDAPCTGLGTLREHPEIRWRLAPHDFTRMAHLQRAMLEQAATLLTPNGILVYAVCSLAPEEGAGVVNDFLAQHSEFVIDRPSASPLSELIDANGFLRTRPDRAARDAFFAARLRRLA, encoded by the coding sequence TTGAGCAAGCCCCTCGATGGACGGCAGCGGGCGAAGCCGCCGTCCGGGCCCGTCCGCGAGGAGCCCGCCGGATTGCAAGCCCGCCGGATCGCGCTCGAAATTTTATTACGAGTCGAGGTCGATCACGCGTTTGCCGACGTTTTGCTCGGCCATCGGCTCGCCGAACTTAACCGTCCCGCCGATCGCGGCCTCGCAACCCAACTCGTGCTGGGGACGCTCGCGTGGCAGCGGCGGCTCGACTACGAACTCGCCCGATTGTCATCGCGCAAGCTCACCGAACTCGACCCGCGCGTCCGCGCGATCCTGCGGATGGGCCTTCATCAGTTGCGCCAGCTCACGCGAATACCAGCTCACGCCGCCGTTGATACTGCTGTGCGTCTCGCCGGCGAGACGCGTCGCCGCAACGGCGCTCGCGGCTTCGTCAATGCGATCCTGCGCGCCGCAGCCCGCAGTCCCGCCCCGATGCCCGATCGCGCGCGCGACGAGATGGGTTACCTCGCCGTCACGCACTCGCATCCACGATGGCTGGTCAAGAAATTCGTCGATTGGTTCGGCGTCGCAGAGGCCGAGACGATCATGGCGGCGAACAATCTCACCGCGCCGAATGTGCTCCGGCTCAATCTTCGCCGCGGTGCCGCAGATGAGTTGGCCGCACGGCTCGGCCGCGACGCGATAGTTATCTCCCGCGGCGGTCTATTCCCCGAAACGCTGATCGTTGATCGCACCGCATCGGTCGACTGCGACTCGTTCCGTGCGGGACTCTTCGCGCAGCAGGCGGAGGCCTCGCAGCTCGTCGCCCGGTTGCTCGCGCCGCCGCCAGGCGCGATTGTGATTGACTGCGCGGCGGCGCCCGGCGGTAAAAGCACGCATCTTGCCGAGCTGGTCGGACCGGATGGGCGGGTCGTCGCGCTCGATCTCAATCTGGCCGGCCTGAAGCAGACGCGCGGTATCGCGGCGCGCTTGCAGCACGACCACGTCCACGTCGCTCGATGCGACTCATCCCAATCGCTGCCCATTCGTCAGCGATCAGTGAGCTACGTTTTACTCGACGCCCCGTGCACCGGCCTTGGAACCCTGCGCGAGCATCCTGAGATTCGCTGGCGGCTGGCGCCGCACGACTTCACGCGGATGGCGCATCTCCAGCGCGCGATGCTCGAGCAGGCCGCAACGCTGCTCACTCCCAACGGCATCCTGGTCTATGCCGTCTGCAGCCTCGCGCCTGAGGAGGGCGCAGGCGTGGTCAATGATTTTCTCGCGCAGCATTCGGAGTTCGTGATCGATCGTCCAAGCGCGTCGCCGCTGTCGGAGTTAATTGATGCAAATGGCTTTTTGCGCACCCGCCCCGACCGCGCCGCGCGTGACGCCTTCTTCGCCGCGCGACTAAGACGGTTAGCGTAG
- the plsY gene encoding glycerol-3-phosphate 1-O-acyltransferase PlsY, which produces MRPGRAFGGKLILVALIILAYLCGSIPVGVIVGKAFGFDPRTVGSKNIGMTNVARAGGKIPAALTFAGDLLKGLIPVLIAQRFEPAPSHLRLVALAAFVGAIASVFLRLRGGRGVATALGVWLGLAPIAIAIALAVFVAVLALSRIMSLASLGAAMSLPAAVAVTHSPRPYVLLAIVMSALVVLRHRENIQRLISGTERKIGAA; this is translated from the coding sequence ATCCGACCTGGGCGCGCCTTCGGGGGGAAGCTAATTCTCGTCGCGCTGATAATCCTGGCATACCTGTGCGGCTCGATTCCGGTCGGCGTGATTGTCGGCAAGGCGTTCGGCTTCGATCCGCGCACGGTTGGTTCGAAAAATATCGGGATGACCAACGTGGCGCGCGCCGGCGGAAAAATTCCCGCCGCATTGACCTTCGCGGGAGACCTCCTTAAGGGGCTGATTCCGGTGCTAATCGCGCAGCGCTTCGAGCCGGCGCCATCGCACTTGAGGCTGGTCGCGCTTGCAGCATTCGTCGGGGCGATCGCATCGGTCTTCCTGCGGCTTCGCGGCGGCCGCGGCGTGGCGACGGCGCTGGGCGTGTGGCTAGGCCTCGCGCCAATCGCGATCGCAATCGCGCTCGCGGTCTTTGTCGCGGTACTCGCCCTCAGCCGGATAATGTCTCTGGCGTCGCTCGGCGCGGCGATGTCGTTGCCCGCCGCAGTCGCCGTGACCCATTCACCGCGGCCGTACGTTTTACTCGCAATCGTAATGTCGGCGCTGGTAGTCTTGCGCCATCGGGAGAATATCCAACGCCTGATAAGCGGGACGGAACGCAAAATCGGCGCTGCATAG
- the ppdK gene encoding pyruvate, phosphate dikinase — MARVHPEIYFFGGKVAEGRASMRDLLGGKGANLAEMASLKLPVPPGFTISTQVCNYFYDHKHKYPKGLEAGVAQSVVRIEKALDKKFGNPANPLLVSVRSGARVSMPGMMDTVLNLGLNDATVEGLAAASGNPRFAWDSYRRFCQMYGDVVLKLKPENQLDRDPFEELIEQKKHRRGVAEDVQLSVDDLKELVGEFRELIRRRVGRDLPQDPKEQLWGAIGAVFDSWHNDRAIAYRKFNNIPGDWGTAVTVQAMVFGNLGDDCATGVAFTRDPSTGERGIYGEFLPNAQGEDVVAGIRTPRQISLAAGRKSAAANNVGEKQRAAQTPTLEEQFPAVYRELLKIAARLEKHFRDMQDMEFTIERGRLFMLQTRGGKRTAQAAVRTAVEMVGEKLIDKRTALTRVEPVQLEQLLHPRLDPKAQKDVIARGLPASPGAVSGAVVFSADEAVTAHQSGRHVILVRHETSPEDIHGMQVAEGILTARGGMTSHAAVVARGMGKCCVAGCSAIEIDYAAGVMHAGGRDIHRGEFITLDGATGEVMTGQVATAQPEMSVFFRTFMNWADKERRLGLRANADTPVDARVALDFGAEGIGLCRTEHMFFGPGRIDAVREMILAEDSTQRARALEKILPMQRGDFIKILRAMADKPVTIRLLDPPLHEFLPKTAEEIAKLAEITGADPERLTQIRDSLEEFNPMLGHRGARLGVSYPEIYKAQARAILEAASQLRAEGVNAIPEIMLPLIGDRKEFDLLAADIREVAKEVASRNGKKLHYTIGTMIEVPRACIEAGEIAAVADFFSFGTNDLTQMTYGLSRDDSSKFLGDYVARGIYKKDPFQELDPDGVGDLMRIAIERGRKVKKNLKLGICGEHGGDPASVKLCHRLGLDYVSCSPYRLPVARLAAAQAAIESRKSKRDFKDV; from the coding sequence ATGGCGCGAGTTCATCCGGAAATTTATTTCTTTGGCGGCAAGGTGGCGGAAGGCCGCGCGTCGATGCGCGACCTGCTCGGCGGCAAGGGCGCCAATCTCGCCGAGATGGCCTCGCTCAAACTGCCGGTGCCGCCCGGCTTCACCATCTCGACGCAGGTTTGCAACTACTTTTACGATCACAAGCACAAATATCCGAAGGGCCTCGAGGCGGGCGTCGCTCAAAGCGTAGTTCGGATCGAAAAAGCCCTGGACAAGAAATTCGGCAACCCGGCGAATCCGTTGCTGGTCTCGGTGCGGTCGGGGGCCCGAGTCTCGATGCCCGGAATGATGGATACGGTCCTCAATCTCGGGCTCAACGACGCCACGGTCGAGGGGCTCGCGGCGGCCAGCGGCAATCCGCGCTTCGCCTGGGATTCCTATAGGCGCTTCTGCCAGATGTACGGCGACGTCGTGCTCAAGCTCAAGCCGGAAAACCAGCTCGATCGCGATCCCTTCGAGGAGCTGATCGAGCAGAAAAAACACCGCCGCGGCGTCGCCGAGGACGTTCAGCTCTCCGTCGATGACCTCAAGGAACTGGTCGGCGAGTTTCGTGAGTTGATTCGCCGCCGCGTCGGCCGCGACCTGCCCCAGGATCCCAAGGAACAGCTCTGGGGCGCGATCGGCGCGGTCTTCGACTCGTGGCACAACGATCGCGCGATCGCCTATCGCAAATTCAACAATATCCCGGGCGACTGGGGCACCGCCGTCACCGTCCAGGCGATGGTCTTCGGCAACCTCGGCGACGACTGCGCCACCGGCGTCGCCTTCACGCGCGATCCCTCAACCGGCGAGCGCGGCATCTACGGCGAGTTTTTGCCCAACGCCCAGGGCGAAGATGTCGTCGCCGGCATCCGCACGCCGCGCCAGATCAGTCTCGCCGCGGGTCGCAAGTCGGCCGCCGCGAACAATGTCGGCGAGAAGCAGCGCGCCGCGCAAACGCCGACGCTCGAAGAACAATTCCCCGCGGTCTACCGCGAGTTGCTGAAAATCGCCGCGCGGCTGGAAAAGCACTTTCGCGACATGCAGGACATGGAGTTCACGATCGAACGCGGCCGCCTTTTCATGCTGCAGACGCGCGGCGGCAAACGCACGGCGCAGGCGGCGGTGCGTACTGCCGTCGAGATGGTCGGCGAAAAGCTGATCGACAAGCGCACCGCGCTGACTCGGGTCGAGCCGGTGCAACTCGAGCAGTTGCTCCATCCGCGGCTCGATCCCAAAGCGCAAAAGGACGTCATCGCGCGCGGCTTGCCCGCTTCGCCCGGCGCGGTTTCCGGCGCCGTGGTCTTTTCCGCCGACGAAGCCGTCACCGCCCATCAGAGCGGCCGCCACGTGATCCTCGTGCGCCACGAGACCTCGCCCGAGGATATCCACGGGATGCAGGTCGCCGAGGGCATCCTGACTGCGCGCGGCGGCATGACCAGTCATGCCGCAGTGGTGGCGCGTGGGATGGGCAAATGCTGCGTCGCCGGATGTTCCGCGATCGAGATCGACTATGCGGCGGGCGTGATGCATGCCGGCGGCCGCGACATCCATCGCGGCGAATTCATCACGCTCGACGGCGCGACCGGCGAAGTGATGACGGGCCAGGTGGCGACCGCGCAACCCGAGATGTCAGTCTTCTTTCGCACTTTCATGAACTGGGCGGACAAAGAACGCCGGCTCGGGCTGCGCGCCAACGCTGACACGCCGGTGGACGCGCGGGTCGCGCTCGATTTCGGCGCCGAAGGCATCGGACTGTGCCGCACGGAACATATGTTTTTCGGACCTGGCCGAATCGACGCCGTGCGCGAAATGATCCTGGCCGAGGATAGTACGCAGCGGGCGCGCGCGCTCGAGAAGATCCTTCCGATGCAGCGCGGGGACTTCATCAAGATCCTGCGCGCGATGGCGGACAAGCCGGTGACGATTCGCCTGCTGGATCCGCCGCTGCACGAATTCCTGCCCAAGACCGCCGAAGAGATCGCCAAGCTCGCCGAGATTACCGGCGCCGACCCGGAGCGCCTGACGCAGATCCGCGACAGCCTCGAGGAATTCAATCCGATGCTGGGTCACCGCGGCGCCCGCCTCGGCGTCAGCTATCCGGAAATCTACAAGGCTCAGGCCCGCGCGATCCTCGAGGCCGCGAGCCAGTTGCGCGCCGAGGGGGTCAATGCGATTCCGGAAATCATGCTGCCGCTGATCGGCGATCGCAAAGAGTTCGACCTGCTCGCCGCCGATATTCGCGAGGTCGCTAAGGAAGTCGCGAGCCGCAACGGAAAAAAGCTGCATTACACGATCGGCACAATGATCGAAGTGCCGCGCGCCTGTATCGAGGCCGGTGAGATCGCCGCCGTCGCCGACTTCTTTTCCTTCGGCACCAACGACTTGACGCAGATGACCTACGGGCTGTCGCGCGACGACTCGTCAAAATTTCTCGGCGATTATGTCGCGCGCGGAATCTACAAAAAGGATCCGTTCCAGGAGCTCGACCCCGACGGCGTCGGCGATCTGATGCGAATCGCGATCGAGCGTGGGCGCAAGGTCAAGAAAAATCTCAAGCTCGGCATCTGCGGCGAGCACGGCGGCGACCCGGCCAGCGTCAAGCTGTGCCATCGCCTCGGTCTCGACTACGTCTCGTGCTCGCCCTACCGCTTGCCGGTGGCGCGGCTCGCGGCGGCGCAGGCCGCGATCGAATCGCGCAAAAGCAAGCGCGATTTTAAAGACGTTTAG
- the def gene encoding peptide deformylase: protein MALLKIRKFPDPALKIAADAVENIDGGVNGFVESLVQTMYAAPGVGLAATQVGDSRRIVVLDTDHEHLGKHLLKLINPEIVERDGSIMWEEGCLSVVDYTAEVKRAARVLVRAWTPDQKQIEIEADELLAVALQHEIDHLDGTLFIDRISRIKRDLYRRKRAKLIKEGRADEKSSKPSRALI, encoded by the coding sequence ATGGCATTGCTCAAAATCCGTAAGTTCCCCGACCCCGCCTTGAAGATCGCCGCAGACGCGGTCGAGAATATCGACGGTGGCGTTAACGGCTTCGTTGAGAGCCTGGTGCAAACGATGTATGCCGCGCCCGGGGTCGGCCTGGCGGCGACTCAGGTCGGCGATTCGCGGCGCATCGTCGTGCTCGATACCGACCACGAGCACTTGGGCAAGCATCTGCTTAAACTGATCAATCCGGAAATCGTCGAGCGCGACGGCTCGATCATGTGGGAGGAGGGCTGCCTCTCAGTGGTCGATTACACCGCCGAGGTCAAGCGCGCCGCGCGCGTGCTCGTCCGCGCCTGGACGCCCGATCAGAAGCAGATCGAAATCGAGGCCGACGAGTTGCTCGCGGTCGCGCTGCAGCACGAAATCGATCATCTCGACGGCACGCTCTTCATCGATCGCATCAGCCGCATCAAACGCGACCTCTACCGGCGCAAACGAGCTAAACTGATTAAGGAAGGCCGGGCGGATGAAAAATCCAGCAAGCCCTCCCGCGCCCTCATCTGA
- a CDS encoding alpha/beta hydrolase has product MAIELPEPSATVDLAMSDGAIIRLRRHGNPAGPRLALSHGNGLAIDGYYPFWSLLRDHYDLILFDFRNHGQNPRHTFENHNWNQFVRDLEQIYSASQERFGARRTTGVFHSLAAIAATMQAQRFGPRWDPLVLFDPPYYPPESHRLRSVQFMNEEEIADRAEKRTPGYADPMELAASFARRLTRWKPEAYELMARATLRWDDRANQWLLACPREFEAKVFRTNRDTTVWTGLAQMPVAVKLICGDPDVADSMPPARLGQAVAAESGVAYEAIAETTHFLQIEKPHECIHAMETFLRAQGVVG; this is encoded by the coding sequence TTGGCGATCGAACTTCCTGAACCAAGCGCAACTGTCGACCTGGCGATGAGCGATGGGGCGATTATCCGCCTGCGCCGTCACGGCAATCCTGCCGGCCCGCGTCTAGCCTTAAGCCATGGCAACGGACTCGCGATCGACGGCTATTACCCGTTCTGGAGCCTGCTTCGGGATCACTACGATCTGATCCTTTTCGACTTTCGCAATCACGGACAGAATCCGCGCCACACTTTCGAGAATCATAACTGGAATCAATTTGTTCGCGACCTCGAACAGATCTATTCCGCGAGCCAGGAGCGCTTCGGCGCGAGGCGCACGACCGGCGTTTTCCACTCACTCGCCGCCATCGCCGCCACGATGCAGGCGCAACGGTTCGGCCCGCGCTGGGATCCGCTGGTGCTCTTTGACCCTCCCTACTATCCACCCGAGAGCCATCGACTGCGTTCGGTTCAGTTTATGAACGAGGAGGAGATCGCCGATCGCGCTGAAAAACGCACCCCCGGTTATGCCGATCCGATGGAGCTCGCGGCCAGCTTCGCGCGCCGCCTGACGCGCTGGAAGCCCGAGGCGTATGAACTGATGGCGCGTGCGACGTTGCGCTGGGATGATCGCGCCAATCAATGGCTGTTGGCCTGCCCGCGCGAGTTCGAGGCCAAAGTCTTTCGCACCAATCGCGACACGACGGTGTGGACCGGGCTCGCTCAGATGCCTGTTGCGGTGAAGCTCATCTGCGGCGACCCGGACGTCGCGGACTCGATGCCGCCGGCGCGGCTGGGCCAGGCGGTCGCCGCGGAGTCGGGCGTCGCGTATGAAGCGATCGCCGAAACCACCCATTTCCTCCAGATCGAAAAGCCGCACGAGTGCATCCACGCGATGGAGACTTTTCTCCGCGCACAGGGCGTCGTCGGCTGA